In a genomic window of Wyeomyia smithii strain HCP4-BCI-WySm-NY-G18 chromosome 1, ASM2978416v1, whole genome shotgun sequence:
- the LOC129716933 gene encoding uncharacterized protein K02A2.6-like, with protein sequence MTRRPLPDRPWVDIAIDFLGPMPSSEYILVVIDYYSRYMKLEIMSKITAEETIKRLGRIFRIWGPPRTITLDNAKQFVSCEFDSYCKLKGINLNHTSPYWPQANGEVERQNRSLLKRMKIANALNNDWKAELNHYLELYNNTPHTVTGKAPSELLQSRRLRTKLPCIDDLETIPPSTDLRDHTLRFNCRELNS encoded by the coding sequence ATGACGCGACGACCATTACCCGATCGTCCATGGGTCGATATTGCTATCGACTTCCTCGGGCCAATGCCGTCGTCCGAATATATACTAGTAGTTATAGACTACTATAGCCGCTATATGAAGCTGGAGATTATGAGCAAGATTACCGCTGAAGAAACAATCAAGCGTTTGGGGCGTATTTTCCGTATATGGGGACCCCCAAGGACGATTACGTTGGACAACGCAAAACAATTTGTGTCCTGCGAGTTTGATAGCTATTGTAAATTGAAAGGTATCAATCTCAATCATACATCGCCCTATTGGCCGCAAGCAAACGGAGAGGTGGAACGGCAGAACAGGTCACTTTTGAAGAGAATGAAGATCGCAAATGCTTTGAATAATGATTGGAAGGCTGAActgaatcactatttagaacTTTACAACAATACCCCCCATACGGTTACGGGAAAAGCTCCAAGCGAACTCCTGCAGAGCCGCAGGTTGCGCACAAAACTACCCTGTATTGACGATTTAGAGACGATTCCACCCAGTACTGACCTCCGGGATCACACACTTAGATttaattgccgagaactcaacagctga
- the LOC129716932 gene encoding uncharacterized protein K02A2.6-like: MTRRPLPDRPWVDIAIDFLGPMPSSEYILVVIDYYSRYMKLEIMSKITAEETIKRLGRIFRIWGPPRTITLDNAKQFVSCEFDSYCKLKGINLNHTSPYWPQANGEVERQNRSLLKRMKIANALNNDWKAELNHYLELYNNTPHTVTGKAPSELLQSRRLRTKLPCIDDLETIPPSTDFRDHTLRFNCRELNR; this comes from the coding sequence ATGACGCGACGACCATTACCCGATCGTCCATGGGTCGATATTGCTATCGACTTCCTCGGGCCAATGCCGTCGTCCGAATATATACTAGTAGTTATAGACTACTATAGCCGCTATATGAAGCTGGAGATTATGAGCAAGATTACCGCTGAAGAAACAATCAAGCGTTTGGGGCGTATTTTCCGTATATGGGGACCCCCAAGGACGATTACGTTGGACAACGCAAAACAATTTGTGTCCTGCGAGTTTGATAGCTATTGTAAATTGAAAGGTATCAATCTCAATCATACATCGCCCTATTGGCCGCAAGCAAACGGAGAGGTGGAACGGCAGAACAGGTCACTTTTGAAGAGAATGAAGATCGCAAATGCTTTGAATAATGATTGGAAGGCTGAActgaatcactatttagaacTTTACAACAATACCCCCCATACGGTTACGGGAAAAGCTCCAAGCGAACTCCTGCAGAGCCGCAGGTTGCGCACAAAACTACCCTGTATTGACGATTTAGAGACGATTCCACCCAGTACTGACTTCCGGGATCACACACTTAGATttaattgccgagaactcaacagatga